Proteins from a single region of Urocitellus parryii isolate mUroPar1 chromosome 4, mUroPar1.hap1, whole genome shotgun sequence:
- the Enho gene encoding adropin: MGAAISQGALIAIVCNGLVGFLLLLLWVILCWACHSRSADVDSLSESSPNSSPGPCPEKAPPPQKPSHEGSYLLQP; this comes from the coding sequence ATGGGGGCAGCCATCTCCCAGGGGGCCCTCATCGCCATCGTCTGCAACGGCCTCGTAGGcttcttgctgctgctgctttgggTCATTCTCTGCTGGGCCTGCCACTCTCGTTCTGCCGACGTTGATTCTCTTTCTGAATCCAGTCCTAATTCCAGCCCTGGCCCCTGTCCTGAGAAGGCACCACCACCCCAGAAGCCTAGCCATGAAGGCAGCTACCTGCTGCAGCCCTGA